Proteins from one Bombus affinis isolate iyBomAffi1 chromosome 1, iyBomAffi1.2, whole genome shotgun sequence genomic window:
- the LOC126921411 gene encoding exopolyphosphatase PRUNE1 isoform X2, with protein MYINKSCNIVKKHGIIPIRIESSLDGIKRKETDLAVIPLMNISEREYHVKTEVVFFLKRHNIPSNLLTFRDQIDLKALKENVETKLELVLVDHHNLADEDTYLMDSVVKIIDHRPQDKRWPWPGREIHLESVGSCATLVARNLFDKHAEIIDSQISSLLRGPILVDTCNFSKKADRATPVDVEIVESLEKVGLSDLDRDKVFNEIVKAKSDISELTIDDLLIKDLKVIVGIPIVGLPMLVKDFLDLQGAHLESLGNFAKCKNTTIVVLMGMQLNAQEISRDIAVFSSHANRLRDKIIEALMASTQPSLELSLIRKIHQEDGDVNLFLYEQRNLRATRKQILPIIRDTVSLECRC; from the exons atgtacataaataaaTCCTGCAACATAGTAAAGAAGCATGGAATCATTCCTATCCGCATCGAAAGCAGTCTTG aCGGAATTAAAAGGAAGGAAACTGATTTAGCGGTTATTCCGTTGATGAATATATCCGAAAGAGAGTATCATGTAAAAACTGAAGTCGTATTCTTCTTGAAACGTCATAACATACCTTCCAACTTGCTGACATTTCG GGATCAAATAGATTTGAAAGCTTTAAAGGAGAATGTGGAAACGAAATTGGAACTGGTGCTCGTTGATCATCATAACCTTGCGGACGAAGACACTTATCTAATGGATTCTGTAGTAAAAATAATCGATCACAGACCACAAGACAAACGGTGGCCGTGGCCTGGTAGAGAAATACATCTGGAGAGCGTAGGCAGTTGCGCGACGCTAGTGGCGCGAAATTTATTCGATAAACATGCAGAAATAATAGACTCGCAGATATCGAGTCTTCTGAGAG GTCCAATCTTGGTCGATActtgtaatttttcaaaaaaggCCGATCGTGCTACCCCCGTTGATGTGGAAATTGTGGAATCTCTGGAAAAAGTTGGACTATCAGATCTAGATAGAGATAAAGTGTTTAACGAGATCGTCAAAGCAAAATCTGACATTAGCGAATTGACTATCGATGATCTTTTGATCAAAGATTTAAAAGTAATTGTTGGCATACCGATTGTTGGATTGCCTATGTTGGTGAAG GATTTCCTCGATTTACAAGGGGCTCATCTAGAAAGTCTTGGAAATTTTGCCAAATGTAAAAACACTACGATCGTCGTTCTAATGGGAATGCAACTTAATGCGCAAGAAATATCTCGAGATATCGCTGTTTTTTCGTCTCATGCCAATCGGCTAAGAGATAAG ATAATAGAAGCTTTAATGGCGTCTACGCAACCATCTCTCGAATTGAGTTTGATTAGAAAAATTCACCAAGAAGATGGAGATGTTAATTTGTTCCTTTATgaacaaagaaatctacgtgcCACGCGAAAACAAATTTTACCGATCATTCGAGATACCGTTTCGTTGGAGTGTCGATGCTGA
- the LOC126921411 gene encoding exopolyphosphatase PRUNE1 isoform X1 gives MESFLSASKAVLSKPLAYKRICIVLGNESCDLDSAVSALIQAFSEYLDGIKRKETDLAVIPLMNISEREYHVKTEVVFFLKRHNIPSNLLTFRDQIDLKALKENVETKLELVLVDHHNLADEDTYLMDSVVKIIDHRPQDKRWPWPGREIHLESVGSCATLVARNLFDKHAEIIDSQISSLLRGPILVDTCNFSKKADRATPVDVEIVESLEKVGLSDLDRDKVFNEIVKAKSDISELTIDDLLIKDLKVIVGIPIVGLPMLVKDFLDLQGAHLESLGNFAKCKNTTIVVLMGMQLNAQEISRDIAVFSSHANRLRDKIIEALMASTQPSLELSLIRKIHQEDGDVNLFLYEQRNLRATRKQILPIIRDTVSLECRC, from the exons ATGGAATCATTCCTATCCGCATCGAAAGCAGTCTTG TCGAAGCCGCTAGCTTACAAAAGAATCTGCATCGTTTTGGGTAATGAATCTTGCGATTTAGACTCTGCCGTATCGGCATTGATTCAAGCtttttctgaatatttagaCGGAATTAAAAGGAAGGAAACTGATTTAGCGGTTATTCCGTTGATGAATATATCCGAAAGAGAGTATCATGTAAAAACTGAAGTCGTATTCTTCTTGAAACGTCATAACATACCTTCCAACTTGCTGACATTTCG GGATCAAATAGATTTGAAAGCTTTAAAGGAGAATGTGGAAACGAAATTGGAACTGGTGCTCGTTGATCATCATAACCTTGCGGACGAAGACACTTATCTAATGGATTCTGTAGTAAAAATAATCGATCACAGACCACAAGACAAACGGTGGCCGTGGCCTGGTAGAGAAATACATCTGGAGAGCGTAGGCAGTTGCGCGACGCTAGTGGCGCGAAATTTATTCGATAAACATGCAGAAATAATAGACTCGCAGATATCGAGTCTTCTGAGAG GTCCAATCTTGGTCGATActtgtaatttttcaaaaaaggCCGATCGTGCTACCCCCGTTGATGTGGAAATTGTGGAATCTCTGGAAAAAGTTGGACTATCAGATCTAGATAGAGATAAAGTGTTTAACGAGATCGTCAAAGCAAAATCTGACATTAGCGAATTGACTATCGATGATCTTTTGATCAAAGATTTAAAAGTAATTGTTGGCATACCGATTGTTGGATTGCCTATGTTGGTGAAG GATTTCCTCGATTTACAAGGGGCTCATCTAGAAAGTCTTGGAAATTTTGCCAAATGTAAAAACACTACGATCGTCGTTCTAATGGGAATGCAACTTAATGCGCAAGAAATATCTCGAGATATCGCTGTTTTTTCGTCTCATGCCAATCGGCTAAGAGATAAG ATAATAGAAGCTTTAATGGCGTCTACGCAACCATCTCTCGAATTGAGTTTGATTAGAAAAATTCACCAAGAAGATGGAGATGTTAATTTGTTCCTTTATgaacaaagaaatctacgtgcCACGCGAAAACAAATTTTACCGATCATTCGAGATACCGTTTCGTTGGAGTGTCGATGCTGA